The following coding sequences lie in one Vibrio sp. BS-M-Sm-2 genomic window:
- a CDS encoding sigma-54-dependent transcriptional regulator has translation MCHVYFIDDESDLRMAIEQSFELADIDAEFFPDAESALLAIQDNGLPHVIITDICLPGISGHDLLNTVMHKDTEIPVIMITGHGDISMAVQAIQDGAYDFIEKPFANERLIETTKRAIEKRQLTLENLELKRSLKASKALGPRIIGDTQSMTELRSIITHVADTNADILLFGETGTGKELVARSLHEQSSRREQNFVAVNCGAVPENLIESELYGHEKGAFTGAESKRVGKFEFAQGGTLFLDEIESMPMQAQIRLLRVLQERVIERVGSNGLVPLDIRVIAATKVDLKKAAEEGTFRQDLYYRLNVVTLDLPPLRSRQEDIPALFHHFLLVAAARYGKTAPALPQKELHALLAHDWPGNVRELRNSAERFILLGKLAQLGDGVSSDSHSDASISLSDQVAEFEKAVIERALIENEGSIKLTMSQLNVPRKTLYDKMQRYQIDKENFK, from the coding sequence ATGTGTCACGTCTATTTCATTGATGACGAATCCGATCTAAGAATGGCCATTGAACAGAGCTTCGAGCTCGCCGACATTGATGCCGAATTTTTCCCCGATGCGGAGTCAGCCCTGCTCGCGATTCAAGATAATGGATTGCCTCACGTGATCATCACAGATATCTGCTTACCGGGTATCTCGGGGCATGACCTGCTCAATACCGTGATGCATAAAGACACAGAGATTCCCGTGATTATGATCACTGGTCACGGCGACATCTCCATGGCCGTGCAAGCAATTCAAGACGGTGCCTATGATTTCATTGAAAAGCCGTTTGCCAATGAGCGTCTTATCGAAACCACCAAACGCGCCATCGAGAAGCGTCAACTGACCTTAGAAAACCTCGAACTCAAGCGTTCGCTCAAAGCCAGCAAAGCACTCGGCCCGAGAATCATTGGTGACACACAATCGATGACTGAGCTTCGTTCCATCATCACCCATGTTGCAGACACCAATGCCGATATCTTGTTATTTGGTGAAACCGGCACAGGTAAAGAGTTAGTTGCACGTTCTCTGCATGAACAAAGCAGCCGCCGAGAGCAAAACTTTGTCGCGGTCAACTGTGGGGCGGTACCTGAAAACCTGATTGAAAGTGAACTCTATGGTCACGAGAAAGGTGCGTTTACTGGTGCAGAAAGTAAGCGAGTCGGTAAATTTGAATTTGCTCAGGGCGGTACCCTATTCTTAGATGAAATTGAATCCATGCCGATGCAGGCACAAATTCGCCTGTTGCGCGTCTTGCAAGAACGCGTCATTGAAAGAGTTGGTTCCAATGGTTTAGTTCCTCTAGATATCCGAGTGATTGCGGCAACTAAAGTCGACCTAAAGAAAGCTGCTGAAGAAGGTACTTTCCGCCAAGATCTCTATTATCGCCTCAATGTCGTGACACTAGATTTACCGCCGCTAAGAAGCCGCCAAGAAGATATCCCAGCACTCTTCCACCACTTTTTACTGGTCGCTGCAGCGCGTTATGGCAAGACAGCCCCTGCACTTCCACAAAAGGAACTGCACGCGCTTTTGGCTCATGATTGGCCAGGGAATGTTCGTGAACTACGTAACAGCGCTGAACGCTTCATCTTACTCGGAAAATTAGCTCAACTGGGGGATGGTGTGAGCTCAGATAGCCACTCAGATGCCAGCATTAGTCTATCGGACCAAGTAGCAGAGTTCGAAAAAGCAGTGATCGAGCGTGCGCTGATTGAGAATGAAGGGAGCATAAAATTAACCATGTCTCAACTAAATGTCCCAAGAAAAACGCTTTACGACAAAATGCAGCGTTATCAAATCGACAAAGAGAACTTTAAGTAA